The Dama dama isolate Ldn47 chromosome 11, ASM3311817v1, whole genome shotgun sequence genome segment cccttgctttgggtagtacactcattttcactattctgattcttccaatccatgaacacggtatatttctccatctatttgtgtcctcttttatttctttctccagtgttttatagttttctatatataggtcttttgtttctttaggtagatatattcctaagtattttatttttttgttgcaatggtgaattgaattgttttcttaatttctctttgttttctcattgttagtgtataggaatgcaagagatttctgtgtgttaattttatatcctgcaactttcctatattcattgattagctctagtagttttctggtggagtctttagggttttctatgtagaggatcatgtcatctgcaaacagcgagagtttcacgtcttcttttcctatctggattccttttatttctttttctgctctgattgctgtggccaaaacttccaaaactatgttgaatagaagtggtgacagtgggcaccggtatcttgttcctgactttaggggaagtgctttccatttttcaccactgaggataatgtttgcagTGGGTTtgccatatatagcttttattatgttgaggtacgttccttctattcctgctttctggagggtttttatcataaacgtatgttgaattttgtcaaaggctttctctgcatctattgagataatcatatagtttttatctttcaatttgttaatgtggtgtattacattgattgatttgcggatattgaagaatccttgcatccctgggataaagcccacttggtcacgatgtatgaattttttaatatgttgttggattctgtttgctagaattttgttaaggatttttgcatctatattcatcagtgatattggcctgcagttttctttttttgtgtgcatggcatctttgtctgtttttggtattagggtgatggtggcctcatagaatgagtttggaagtttagcttcctctgcaattttctagaagagtttgagtaggacgGGTGttggctcttctctaaatttttggtagaattcagctgtgaagctgtctggtcctgggatttgtttgctggaagatttctgattacagtttcaattccgtgcttgtgatgggtctgttaagattttctatttcttcctggttcagttttggaaagttgtacttttctaagagtttgtccatttcttccaagttgtccattttattgacatatagttgctggtagtagtctcttatgatcctttgtatttctgtgttgtctgttgtgatctctccattttcatttctaattttgttgatttgattcttctcccttcatttcttgatgagtctggctaatggtttgtcaattttatttatcttctcaaagaaccagcttttggctttgttgatttttgctatggtctcttttgtttctttagcatttatttctgctaagttttaagatttctttccttctactaatcctggggttcttcatttcttccttctctagttgctttaggtgtagagttaggttacttatttgacttttttcttgtttcttggggtaagcctgtattgctaggAACCcaccccttagcactgcttttacagtgtcccataggttttgggttgttgtgttttcattttcatttgtttctatgcatatttttatttcttttttgatttcttctgtgatttgttggttattcagcagcatgttgttcagactccatatgttggaatttttaagtttttctcctgtaactgacatctaatcttactgcattgtggtcagaaaagatgcttgaaatgatttcaatttttttttttgaatttactaaggctagatttatggcccaggatgtgatctatcctggaggtttccatgtgcacttgagaaaaagctgaaattcattgttttggggtgaaatgtcctctagatatcaattaggtctaactggtctgttgtatcatttaaagtttatgtttcccaaaagcaaaaataaacaaatgggacctaatgaaacttaaaagcttttgcacaacaaaggaaactataagcaaggtgaaaagacagccctcagattgggagaaaataatagcaaacgaagcaacaaaggattaatctcaaaaatatacaagcaactcctgcagctcaattccagaaaaataagtgacccaatcaaaaaatgggccaaagaactaaacagacatttctccaaagaagacatacagatggctaacaaacacatgaaaagatgctcaacatcactcattatcagagaaatgcaaatcaaaaccacaatgaggtaccattacacaccagtcaggatggctgctatccaaaagtctacaagcaataaatgctggagagggtgtggagaaaagggaaccctcttacactgttggtgggaatgcaaactaatacagccgctatggagaacagtgtggcgattccttaaaaaactggaaatagaactgccatatgacccagcaatcccacttctgggcatacacaccgaggaaaccagatctgaaagagatacatgcaccccaatgttcatcacagcactgtttataatagccagtacatggaagcaacctagatgcccatcagcagacgaatggataaggaagctgtggtacatatacaccatggaatattactcagccattaaaaagaattcatttgaatcagttctgatgagatgggtgaaactggagcctattatacagagtgaagtaagacagaaagataaacaccattacagtatactaacacatatatatggaatttagaaagatggtaatgataaccctatatgcaaaacagaaaaagagacacagatgtacagaacagatttttggactctgtgggagaaggcaagggtgggatgtttcgagagaacagcatcgaaacatgtatattatctagggtgaaacagatccacgagcccaggttggatgcatgagacaagtgctcagacctggtgcactgggaagacccagagggattgggtagagagggaggtgggaggggggatcaggatggggaatacatgtaaatccatggctaattcatgtcaatgtatgacaaaaaccactacaatattgtaaagtaattagcctccaactaataaaaataaatgaaaaaaaaataaagtttgtgtttccttgttaattttctgtttagttgatctatccataggtgtgagtgggatattaaagtctcccactattattctgttattgttaatttccccttccgTACTTGTTGGCATTCGTCTTatatattgcagtgctcctatgttgggtgcctatataattgttacatcttcctcttcgattgatcctttgatcattatgtagtgtctttctttgtctcttttcacagcctttattttaaagtctattttatctgatatgagtattgctactcctgctttgttttggtctctatttgtgtGGAGTATCTTTtaccagcccttcactttcagtctgtgagtgtcccttgtttcaaggtgggtctcttgtagacaacatatataggggtcttgtttttgtatccattcagccagtctttgtcttttggttggggcattcaacccatttacatttaagctaattattgataagtatgatcctgttgccatttactttgttgttttgggttcgagtttatacaccctttctgtgtttcctgtctagagaagatcctttagcatttgttggagagctgatttggtggtgccgaattctctcagcttttgcatgtctgtaaagcttttgatttctccttcatatttgaatgagatccttgctgggtacagtaatctgggctgtaggtttttCTATTGCATCATTTTAAGTAtgtcccttctggcctgaagagtttctattgaaagatcagctgttatccttatgggaatccctgtgtgtgttatttgttgtttttcccttgctgcttttaatatttctttgtgtttgatctttgttgatttgattaatatgtgtcttggggtgttttgccctgggtttatcctgtttgggattgtctgggtttcttggacttgggtgaatatttcctttcccattttagggaagttttcaactattatctcctcaagtattttctcatggtctttctttttgtctgcttcttctgggactcctatgattcataTGTTGGgccatttaacattgtcccagaggtctctgaggttgtcctcatttctttcaattcttttttcctctctgtttcatttatttctaccattctatcttctacctcacttatcctatcttctgcctccattattctactgttggctccctccagagtgtttttgatctcatttattgcattattcattatatattgactctttttatttcttctaggtccttgttaaacatttcttgcatcttctcaatccttgtctccggGCTATTTAtgtgtaactccattttgttttcaagcttttggatcattttcactatcattattcggaattctttatcaggtagattccctatctcttccttttttgtttgatttggtgggcatttatcctgttcctttacctgctgggtgtttctctgccttttcatcttgtttatatcactgtgtttggggtggcctttccatATTCTGGCATTTTGTggctcctctttattgtggaggttccttgctgtgggtggggttggatgggtggcttgtcaaggtttcctggttaggaaagcttgtgttggtgttctggtgggtggagctggatttcttctctctggagtgcaatgaagtgtccagtagtgagttttgagatgtcacgcggtttggtgtgactttgggcagcctgcatattgaagctcagggttatgttccagtgttgctggagaatttgtgtggtatgtcttgctctggagcttgttggcccttgggtggtgcttggtctcagtgtaggtatgggggcgtttgatgagctcctattgattaatgttccctggagtcaggaattctctggtgttctcaggatttggacttaagcctcctgcctctggttttcagtcttattcttacagtagcctcaagacttcttcaTCTATACAgtactgatgataaaacatctaggttaatgatgaaaagtttctccacagtgagggacacccggagaggttcacagagttacatggagaagagaagagggaggagggagatagaggtgaccaggagaagagggggaatcaaaaggggagagagcaagctagccagtaatcaattccctatgtgctctccacagtctgcacccctcagagatgttcacggggttacacagagaggagaagagggaggaaggagaccgAGGTGtccaggaggataaaagggggaatcaaaaggagagagacagatccagccagtaatcagttccctaagtgttctccacagcctggaatacacagagagactcacagagttgggtagagaagagaagggggagggagaagatagaggcgacctggtggagaaaaaggagtcaaaagggggagagcaatcaagccagtaatcttgctcccaagtaaaaatgggtattgAAGACTGGGTTCTTAAAGgtaaaaattgataacaaataccaaaaagcaaagattaaaaatctagagtagaggttagattctcaaaaatacaatattaaaaaataaaacaaagtcacaaaaattataatatatatatatatgaagtttgctttaaaagtagggtcttttttttttttttgcaaggtaatagtaggttataaaaatgaaacttaaaagagtaatagaggacttaaaaataaatttttttttaatttaaaaaatgataatagtgaaaatatatctaggactttctctggagctgttgcagagtgtggggtcagttcattttcaggtAGTTCCTTGGGccggcttatacttctcaaggtctataggccccttcctatgtagtggGTGCTAACTACATGGtcttaatctgttgcacctgtcacttccaaagcggttccctctgtttattttagcttcttctgtttgctggtctcttcagtgtctaatttccaccctgacacaagggggcagtggtggtcactttttttaggctcacttgtccagtcatgctgtggggagggagggacactgcgaacaaatatcactggcgtgtgtggggagtgcgcgcagtgattcagccacactgggtttacagccgctcatggcgtgtgtgccctcccagtctacactgctcaggctctaggttgctctccTGGGAACTGTCaggcgggccctgggttgcgtgcactttccaggtctaagttgctcaggttcaggttctcgggtactccacaaaggcgcagactcggttgggcctgcgttttgtgcccgtcccaggtccaagcagctctcgtgaccaggtgcttggcaaatGCAGTTGCCCCCAGTTGGAGGCTGCATCTTATCGCCTCCCTGTCCCAGCCTCTCGGTTTTCTGGGTGCACAATGGGCgtgccttctcaggtgtgccatgtgtctcttctggggagccgatctctggctgcgaccctcccggcagatgtcaaccatccagaatccctAGAAGTCTTGGTGAGCAACCAAGCCTGCTTgtagtttggtagaggatgcctctctggggccgtgATTGCCCCCTcccggctctggctgccctcgcctgcctgtctccggcgggggatgggccggtcctcagccagctagctctgctcagtcctttgttctgtgagcgggcctggCGGTCTCTTAGGTTAGAGCTTTGTGcgggatagctatcccacagtctgggctGCTATCTCAAGTTAGTTTCCTCAGATTGGCCTCAGGACATTCAGGCTGacccttaccctaagcaatgcagcccgcacTTCCCTGTCCAGCCCCCGCTTGCTAGTGGCAGATGTGAGCGTCTGGGCTGCTGTTCCACTGGGCGTTGCCGtcaggcacgtaatctgtgggttttaattatttatttatttacttatttacttttcctcccggttatgttgccctctgaaaTCCCAAGGCTCGCCACAGATCCGCCGGTGAGAGTGTTTCCtgatgtttggaaacttcttttttaagactcccttcccgggacggatctccgtccctacctcttttgtctctctttttatcttttatattttgtcctacctcctttcaaagacaatgagcTGCctctctgggtgcctgatgtcctctgccagcattcagaagttattttgtggaatttgctcagcgttcaaatgttctttcgatgaatttgtgcgggagaaagtggtctccccgacctattcctctgccatcttaggaccgccccctCAGACAATTTCATTTCTAAACATCCAAATGAACATTTAGATATTTTCCTTTAGTCAGGCACAGCTAAGGTTAAAATAGCTTACCCAAAGTTTATTAGACTCTTTGGGTAAAAATTAACCAATGGTCCTCTCCCCGTGTTAAGCAGTATTAGCCCAGTAAAAGATGGGAAAACATCAGCAGGGGCAACTTTCATATCCACATCTGGCCTCAAGCTAACTCCAGCATGGACAGCTTCTGTTGCGGCAAACAGGTATCTCTCCAGTTAGAACCAGCCCTGTGAAGTTAGTATCCTTCTGCTTTATATCCTCTCCAGGCTGTATACATACCAGATGTTCAGTAATTGTGGAAATGAAACTGTGACTGCCTTGAAGCTTATTAATTCATGATATGTGGCTTCCCTTTAGGCAGCACTTCTGCTTGATGCCTGGACTTTGACAGGACAGACACTGGGACCACAGGCAGCGAGTATGCCAATGTTACTGCTGCCTGAGCCAGGGTTTAGGAGAGTTGAAGGCAGGAAAATAAAGGGCAACTAGAATTTCGAGTCTTCAGCATCATCTTTAGTTATCAGCTGCCACAGGATCTCCCAGTACTGAACCACTCCTAAAATTCTTACTTCTCCCCACCCCTACAAGTAtctgaaatagaaacaaagaaaaaaattttccctaaagaatttttcctttctcattcttcttttaaatagTAAACCTCAACTGTTGGCAGAGGTTTCTAGGAATTCAAGGAATATCAATAAAGTTTAGGCTAAATGAGATTTATAACTAGAAAACAGATATACTATTGGGTGTTAAAGGATAGAATGAAGCCAAGTCCACATATGTACTTATAGACATGACAGCAAACAGCAATCGGTCAAGCTATACCTGGTGTCTAATGCCTCTGGCTGAATCTCTGTTCTCCAGCAGAGCAGACTAAGCTCCGTTAGGGCAGGAACCACATCTGGTCAGCTCTGGATTTCCCCAACACATAACACACTCTTCACTCAAAAGGCCACTTAtaggctctgtaacaacctagagggatgggattgggagggaggttctagaggaagaggacatatgtatacctatggttgattcatgttgatgtttggcagaaatcaacacaatactgtaaagcaactatccttcaattaaaaaaaaatttttttttaaagggccacTCATAGAGTGTGCTGAATCCAAATaagaaaaccattttttaaaaaagttaatgatGATTGCTAACGTGTCACCTGAACCCATGTGTTTAAACATTGCTATTCTTACCCATTTTCCAGTTACACCACAGGGGGGTAGTAGGGGGGGAAGGGGAGATAAACTActaagggtggggtggggagggaattaAACCAATTAATAGCACTAAAACCTCCAAGACTACCCAAGGAAGAATCACACCATGTTTAGCCAGTGAAAAGgattagaattttttaaacattttaatgagaACACTTTCTCACCATCTTTAAATAGAAATGACTTCCACTTTCTACTCTGAAGCTTCTGGGCTGTCAGCACTTCTTCGCTTCCTGGTCCGCGGGGTTCAGAAGCCAGCGCACGACCAGCTCGCCAGTGCTCTTCAGGCACGTGTTAGACATGTCCTCCTCTGTTGGGAGACCCTGGGGCAGCTTCAGGGGCTTGATTCTGTGACATGAGAAGATGCTGTTAGTGTTACACCAGGTAACACACTTTAAGAAACTGCTAGAATAACAAATAACAAACCTTATCAAATGTTTAACCACTTTCAGTTTTgcattcactgaagggatattcTTGTGAACTTGAGGAGTATGTGCCTACAAACAAAGGAAACATTAGGAATCAATTTCAACAGTGCAGATGGTCCCACCTTTCAGCAAGAGGTTAAGGTGAAGTCTTCTTCTATCTAAATCAAATTTTCTAATACATTAcatgaaataatacatttaaacaaaagaaatattaaataagtaGGTTAAAAGTTTTAAAGGTGGAAAATTTACAGCAAATTTAAACAACACTTAAGATGACTAAAATAGGTACATACTTTTTGTAACCCAAGCATCTTTATTATATCTTTCTCCCAATACGGACGTCTTCTTGTACTTTTTATTCTGGTGACAATATGCAGTTTATGAGGTTGCTGTGGATCCCCACCATATTTTTCATGATCTTCAGGTGAAGGCCAAAAAACCTAGAGAGAAGAACTATAAATGATaaattttcaacacagcttcaatgTACcccccttttcttaaaaaaaaaaaaaaaaaaaacttcaaacgACTATATAATAATTTCATATCTAATCACTCTACAATTCTCATCCTCAAATCAAACATTTCTACCAGTCTGACTACTCAGATAGATGAAGTCGAAGGAGTTCATGCACTAGGAAAAACATCACACAGCCcgggattttcttttgttttgataaagaacaaagcaggaagaACCGGGTGACAAACGCCAGAAGGCACTGCACTGTACGGGCTAGGCCTTGAACTGCATCCCCTCCCCCATTCAGGGAGGGGACAAATACAAACTTACAGTAACACAGGAGTATTATTAAAATGGAGTATGTACTGGGCTACATCCCCAAataaggatatatgtataacacTATTTGTAATACTGAAACATTTAAAGGCCATATTCATATTCCTCAAGAGAACAGCTAAAAAATTAGGATTACTGCATAGTCATAATTATTACATTctaaataaaactattaataaCTAAATTAGACATGACGCAAATAAATTCTGCTGTATTCTCCTGGATTTAATGCTGCTATCAAAATAAATAAGGCTTACCATTTACCATTTTTGTAGGTACTAATTTTGAAGGATGGTCACAATATACTCTTGAGCAAAAACAACTAAATTTCCACAccacaaaaaaacaaatttcTACACCACTATGTGTAGTAGGATTCCGTCTTTGCTTCATCTATACCAtgatgagtgtgtatatgtgatgTATTCTATAAATATCACTTCTAAGAATATGACCATAAATTCTAAACATGATTCTAACAAttctacacatatgtgtgtgtgttagtcactcagtcgtgtctaactctttgcaaccccatggactatagcctaccaggctcctctgtccatggaattctccaggcaagaatactggagtgagctggggatcttccggacccagggatcaaatccaggtctcctgcactgcaggcagattctttaccattgagccaccagggaacccatatatgtgtgtgtatacatctacacacacacacacacacacacacacacacaaccttaaaTGTAGAAAGGTCTCAAAAACATTAGGTCAAGAGTCATACCTCTGGGGAAACAGACTGAGGGAAGGACAAAAAAAAGATGTTACTTTAATcacaaataatattatttaatcaTTAATTTCTCCACAGAGTGATCAGGTTACATTGCTAAACGATGAAAGCAGCTAGAGAAGCATTATAGCCAAGATGATGCACATCTTTAAAAACATGTAAAAGAGAAGTACACGGAAGGAGTGGGCAGTGGTTGTCTCCAAACGGGTGGGATGAAGGGTATTTTTCTAGAGCTTTTGAAGAAACATAGGGTGAGAAGAATGGTGGCATACAGAGGATGGGGTAGGTAcaccaaagaaaaggaaagacgacacAAAGAAATggtgtgaggagcatgaaatatttaggaaaagTCAGTGGTTCCATGTGAATAAGGtaggaaaaaaaacatgaaaagcaatgCAGGCGGAGGAGTTAAACTAAGCTCAACTATGCTGAGTCTTTAGAAATTTCCAGAAGGCATATAAAGCTATTGGAGGTTTGAAACAATATGACATTTCAAAGATAGATTCGGAAAGAAAACTCTTTCAAAAGAACTGGAGGTGGAGACTGATACCAAAAAAACTCAGGAAGGTCTTAGGGACATGGTTTGAGGGTCTGAATTACAGCAGCTGTAACAGAAAAGGACTGATCTGGGGACTTTGGCCAGTAAAACAGATGGATTTGTGGCGGGTGAGGGAGCAGACAGGGTTGAGACTGACTCAGAGGTTTTCAGTCTGGGAAATCAGACAGAGGATCAACTGACATTACTAATACAGGACAAGCACATTCTTTTAGTTTGGTTATTTGGAGGGAAAGTAAGACAGTGAGTTCAATTTTGGATAGCTTGAAATACCTATGGGTTATCCAAGCAGCAAGGTTTAGAAATTATTTGAGAAAACAGGAATAAGTCTGGAAGACAGGCAACGGGCTACAGATGCACACTTCAGAGTCATTTCTATGAGGCTGGAAAGTTTTCAAACTCACTACAGCTGGCGATTAAAATCACCGCCTCCCACATTTTAAACAAATGTTAACATCTGTATCTATCCTTTTCTTACAGAAGTTTACAGTCTAAGAAACATGGAAAGATATGACAATGTAGTTGCAGACCATGACGTGGAAAAAAGATTTCTGATAAAGGAACATCAAGCATGTTAAAGGTATCAAAATAATCGACGGTAATACTATTTCAGCTCTGAAAAAATCAGTAgaaaatggtggttgccagagactgGGGGAAGAAGGTATGAGGAGTTACCGTTTAATGGGAATAGAGTTGTTCCAATTTTGTAAGATAAAGAGTTCT includes the following:
- the MRPL30 gene encoding large ribosomal subunit protein uL30m, yielding MAGILRSIVQRPPGRLQTATKGVEPLICTDWIRHKFTRSRIPDEVFWPSPEDHEKYGGDPQQPHKLHIVTRIKSTRRRPYWEKDIIKMLGLQKAHTPQVHKNIPSVNAKLKVVKHLIRIKPLKLPQGLPTEEDMSNTCLKSTGELVVRWLLNPADQEAKKC